From a region of the Gossypium raimondii isolate GPD5lz chromosome 10, ASM2569854v1, whole genome shotgun sequence genome:
- the LOC105777223 gene encoding protein FAR-RED ELONGATED HYPOCOTYL 3 → MAGTAGPHEFSDTDRSSEDETAVNMAKYEGIRQELLQEQNIMDNEFISSEQANEAFGLGNLEPYTGMTFQSLDDARDFYFEYARRTGFSIRTNRIRHSLKNMAIIGRDFVCSREGFRAAKHAHRKDRVLPPRPVTREGCKAMIRLAARDGGKWVVTKFVHEHSHKLMDRKFPGELPTVNMLSEEEKDKKIQDLYNELHRERARSATFQQQLHMILKDLEEHAEFMSIRVEDIVDSLKRVELNDSSFN, encoded by the exons ATGGCAGGGACTGCTGGTCCACATGAATTTTCGGATACTGATAGAAGCTCCGAGGATGAAACTGCAGTTAACATGGCCAAATACGAAGGGATCAGACAAGAACTGTTGCAGGAACAAAATATAATGGATAATGAGTTCATTTCATCAGAACAAGCTAATGAGGCTTTTGGTTTGGGGAATTTGGAGCCATACACTGGGATGACTTTTCAATCCCTGGATGATGCAagagatttttattttgaatatgcCAGGCGCACTGGCTTCAGCATACGAACAAATCGGATTCGACACTCACTAAAGAACATGGCTATAATTGGCCGGGATTTTGTGTGTTCCAGGGAAGGTTTTCGTGCGGCAAAGCATGCACATAGAAAAGACAGGGTTCTTCCTCCAAGGCCAGTTACAAGAGAAGGGTGCAAAGCAATGATAAGGTTGGCTGCTAGGGATGGAGGTAAATGGGTTGTTACCAAATTTGTACACGAGCATAGCCACAAGTTAATGGACCGCAAATTTCCCGGAGAGCTGCCAACTGTAAACATGCTAAGTGAG GAAGAGAAGGATAAGAAAATACAGGATCTATACAATGAGCTACATCGGGAAAGAGCACGGTCTGCGACATTTCAACAACAACTGCATATGATTCTCAAAGATCTTGAAGAACATGCTGAATTCATGTCGATTAGAGTTGAAGACATAGTTGACAGCCTGAAAAGGGTTGAACTCAATGATTCTAGCTTTAACTAG
- the LOC105775345 gene encoding protein MAINTENANCE OF MERISTEMS-like, giving the protein MPYLEQAGFRSAALIQTFDLRYDLISALVERWRPETHTFHFSCGECIMTLEDVALQLGLLINESPPTRRLDESNFSGLKFTWLKVKFGHLSANATEGELMCAAGAWGSAVLAVLYRELCWTAKPAVIDIGGCLTLLQSWALYRMSFLASVSHQPYVYPLVNRWSIYPGIEKSYTVPIYRLMIEQHTGEGMVMASDLQPSVEYKQWHSSLAKPYLLGG; this is encoded by the exons ATGCCCTACTTGGAGCAAGCTGGATTTAGGTCAGCAGCATTGATCCAGACGTTCGACTTGCGATACGATTTAATATCTGCACTAGTGGAGCGGTGGCGCccggagacccacacttttcatttttcgTGTGGGGAGTGCATAATGACTTTAGAGGATGTTGCACTGCAGCTTGGGCTCCTAATCAACGAGAGTCCC CCTACTAGGAGACTCGATGAGTCAAATTTTTCgggcttgaaatttacatggCTAAAAGTCAAATTTGGACACTTATCAGCTAATGCCACTGAAGGAGAGTTGATGTGCGCTGCTGgagc CTGGGGCTCTGCAGTTCTGGCAGTGTTGTATCGGGAGCTTTGTTGGACGGCAAAGCCTGCTGTCATAGACATAGGCGGATGCCTTACATTGTTGCAGTCCTGGGCACTTTATCGGATGTCATTCTTGGCATCAGTTAGTCACCAACCATATGTATATCCACTAGTTAacag ATGGAGTATTTATCCGGGTATCGAGAAGTCATACACTGTCCCGATATACCGTCTGATGATCGAACAGCATACCGGGGAAGGG ATGGTTATGGCTTCCGATTTGCAACCATCAGTAGAGTACAAGCAATGGCACTCTAGTTTGGCAAAGCCATATCTACTTGGAGGGTAG
- the LOC105777224 gene encoding calmodulin-like protein 7, translated as MPTFLFRIFLLYNLLLDYLVPRKLKSFLSPSCTTTTPFVSVGGETEKNPSPAVALASVSPRCPLKRMDAAELKRVFQLFDKNGDGTISKKELNDSLENMGICIPDPELTQMIEKIDVNGDKCIDIDEFSELYRSIMDNKDEEEDMKEAFNVFDQNGDGYISVEELRSVLESLGIKQGKGIEDCKRMITKVDVDGDGRVNFMEFKQMMKGGGFTAMA; from the coding sequence ATGCCCACTTTTCTCTTTCGGATTTTCTTGCTATACAATCTCCTTCTCGACTATTTGGTCCCCAGAAAGCTCAAATCTTTCCTCTCTCCTTCTTGTACTACCACCACCCCCTTTGTTTCTGTCGGAGGTGAAACCGAAAAGAACCCATCTCCGGCAGTTGCATTGGCATCGGTCTCCCCTCGCTGTCCTCTAAAAAGAATGGACGCTGCTGAGTTGAAGAGGGTGTTCCAACTGTTCGACAAGAACGGAGATGGGACCATCTCCAAGAAAGAGTTGAACGATTCGTTGGAGAATATGGGTATCTGCATCCCTGATCCTGAATTAACCCAAATGATCGAAAAGATTGATGTCAACGGCGATAAGTGCATCGATATCGACGAGTTCAGTGAGCTGTACCGATCCATTATGGATAATaaggatgaagaagaagatatgAAGGAGGCTTTCAATGTTTTCGATCAAAACGGTGACGGATACATTTCCGTAGAGGAGTTGAGGTCCGTTTTGGAATCGCTTGGGATTAAGCAAGGGAAAGGGATCGAAGATTGTAAAAGGATGATAACGAAGGTGGATGTAGACGGTGACGGTAGGGTTAACTTTATGGAATTCAAGCAAATGATGAAAGGAGGTGGCTTTACTGCCATGGCATAA